From a single Natronorubrum tibetense GA33 genomic region:
- a CDS encoding MaoC family dehydratase: protein MTGLYYEEFTVGETIEHERRRTISESDNQRFCDMTMNQQPLHLDAEFAGETQFDERLVNGLYTMSLAVGISIPETTDGTIVANLSYDDVEHPNPVFHGDTIRVQSTVTDKRETSDGERGIVTMRVEVHNQDDDLVCEFERTVLSLKREHAEA, encoded by the coding sequence ATGACCGGACTGTACTACGAGGAGTTCACCGTGGGTGAGACGATCGAGCACGAGCGCCGGCGGACGATCTCCGAGAGCGACAATCAGCGCTTCTGCGATATGACGATGAACCAGCAGCCGCTGCACTTGGACGCCGAGTTCGCGGGCGAAACCCAGTTCGACGAGCGGCTGGTCAACGGCCTCTACACGATGTCGCTGGCCGTCGGCATCTCGATTCCGGAAACGACCGACGGAACGATCGTCGCGAACCTCTCCTACGACGACGTCGAGCATCCGAACCCCGTCTTTCACGGCGACACGATCCGCGTCCAGTCGACGGTGACGGACAAACGCGAGACCAGCGACGGCGAGCGCGGGATCGTCACCATGCGCGTGGAGGTACACAACCAGGACGACGACCTCGTCTGCGAGTTCGAACGCACCGTCCTCTCGTTGAAACGCGAGCACGCGGAGGCGTGA
- the gdhB gene encoding glutamate dehydrogenase GdhB: MTVSNTPADQEKSDEPESAVETARRQLERAADHLDVDEGIVERLRYPTSVYRVTVPLERDDGSREMYTGYRAHHDSVRGPYKGGLRYHPDVSEEECVGLSMWMTWKCAVMDIPFGGGKGGVVVDPKDLSADETERLTRRFAEELRPVIGPMRDIPAPDMGTGPQTMAWFMDAYSMQEGETTPGVVTGKPPVIGGSYGREEAPGRSVGIVTREAIDYYEWDRKQTTVAVQGFGSVGANAARYLDDLGASVVAVSDVDGAIYDPDGLDTNDVEDHDETPGMVSGYDAPETLTNDELLELDVDVLIPAAIGNVLTAENARNVSADIIVEGANGPTTSSADEIFEERGIHVIPDIIANAGGVTVSYFEWLQDINRRKWRLERVNEELETEMLRAWNAVRKEYEARDVTWRDATYIVALERVAAAHETRGLWP, translated from the coding sequence ATGACCGTCTCCAATACACCAGCGGACCAGGAGAAATCGGACGAACCGGAAAGCGCCGTCGAAACGGCCCGTCGACAACTCGAGCGGGCGGCCGACCACCTCGACGTCGACGAGGGCATCGTCGAACGACTGCGATACCCGACGAGCGTCTATCGCGTGACGGTTCCCCTCGAGCGCGACGACGGCTCGAGAGAGATGTACACGGGGTATCGCGCCCACCACGATAGCGTCCGCGGACCGTACAAAGGTGGGTTGCGTTACCACCCCGATGTCAGCGAAGAGGAGTGCGTCGGGCTCTCGATGTGGATGACCTGGAAGTGCGCCGTGATGGACATTCCATTCGGCGGCGGCAAAGGCGGCGTCGTCGTCGATCCGAAGGACCTCAGCGCGGACGAGACGGAGCGGCTCACCCGTCGCTTCGCTGAAGAACTCCGTCCAGTCATCGGCCCGATGCGTGACATCCCCGCACCCGACATGGGAACCGGCCCGCAGACGATGGCCTGGTTCATGGACGCCTACTCGATGCAGGAAGGCGAGACGACGCCGGGCGTGGTTACCGGCAAACCGCCCGTGATCGGCGGTTCGTACGGCCGCGAGGAAGCACCCGGTCGAAGCGTCGGTATCGTCACGCGTGAGGCGATAGACTACTACGAGTGGGATCGCAAGCAGACGACCGTCGCCGTTCAGGGCTTCGGGAGCGTCGGAGCCAACGCGGCCCGCTATCTCGACGACCTCGGCGCGTCCGTCGTCGCGGTTTCGGACGTCGACGGAGCCATCTACGATCCCGACGGACTCGACACCAACGACGTCGAGGATCACGACGAGACGCCGGGGATGGTCTCCGGCTACGACGCACCCGAGACGCTGACCAACGACGAACTCCTCGAGTTAGACGTCGACGTGCTCATCCCCGCCGCCATCGGGAACGTCCTGACCGCCGAGAACGCCCGCAACGTTAGCGCCGATATCATCGTTGAGGGAGCCAACGGACCGACGACCTCGAGCGCCGACGAAATCTTCGAGGAGCGCGGCATCCACGTTATCCCGGACATCATCGCTAACGCCGGCGGCGTCACGGTGAGCTACTTCGAGTGGCTCCAGGACATCAACCGCCGAAAGTGGCGGCTCGAGCGCGTCAACGAGGAACTCGAGACCGAGATGCTCCGGGCCTGGAACGCCGTTCGGAAGGAGTACGAGGCGCGGGACGTGACCTGGCGCGACGCGACGTACATCGTGGCGCTCGAGCGGGTCGCCGCGGCCCACGAGACGCGCGGGCTCTGGCCGTAA
- a CDS encoding carboxypeptidase-like regulatory domain-containing protein — translation MSGVDTNVVTAVATAAAVGFVVLLSVGTVDVGVSSAAIDSDTARLSGTVTVEDGETIFAADVTVNGSSQTERTNADGFYSLELEAGEYEVTVDADGHEPKTWTESLSNGSWTRTDVTLTAEPTELEGTVTNPDDEPVEGATGRVADTDREATTGENGSYAFEIDPGSYSLETSADGYNTRRSSVTVRESQVTTRDVQLSDDGRNDDASDEGELPDSDGESEADDDESEAEDDEKGEDGDEGGEGGENNTERDDSTSDERVDDDARDGESSPLTNRDQVLTLLFFARTFLATMACTGIDPGRYHQRSR, via the coding sequence ATGAGTGGGGTCGATACGAACGTCGTCACAGCCGTCGCGACAGCCGCTGCTGTCGGATTCGTCGTTCTCCTATCGGTCGGTACCGTCGACGTTGGTGTCTCGAGCGCGGCGATCGATAGCGACACCGCTCGGCTCAGCGGCACCGTCACTGTCGAAGACGGGGAGACGATCTTCGCCGCAGACGTCACTGTCAACGGTTCGAGCCAGACGGAGAGGACAAACGCCGACGGCTTCTACAGTCTCGAACTCGAGGCGGGCGAGTACGAGGTCACCGTCGACGCGGACGGACACGAACCGAAGACGTGGACCGAGAGCCTCTCGAACGGAAGCTGGACGCGGACCGACGTGACGCTCACCGCCGAGCCGACGGAACTCGAGGGAACCGTGACGAACCCCGACGACGAGCCGGTGGAGGGGGCGACGGGTCGGGTCGCCGACACCGACCGCGAGGCGACGACCGGCGAGAACGGCAGCTACGCCTTCGAGATCGATCCTGGGAGCTACTCGCTCGAGACCAGCGCGGACGGCTACAACACGCGACGCTCGAGCGTCACCGTCCGGGAGAGCCAGGTGACGACGCGGGACGTTCAGTTGTCCGATGACGGCCGAAACGACGACGCGTCGGACGAGGGCGAACTGCCCGATTCCGACGGCGAAAGCGAGGCGGATGACGACGAAAGTGAGGCTGAGGACGACGAGAAGGGGGAAGACGGCGACGAGGGCGGGGAAGGCGGCGAGAACAACACCGAACGTGACGATTCGACAAGCGACGAGCGCGTCGACGACGACGCTCGAGACGGAGAGTCGTCTCCGCTCACGAATCGCGATCAGGTCCTCACGCTGTTGTTTTTCGCCAGGACGTTTCTCGCGACGATGGCCTGTACCGGAATCGATCCCGGTAGGTACCACCAACGCTCCCGTTAG
- a CDS encoding NAD-dependent succinate-semialdehyde dehydrogenase, whose translation MSIESQNPATGEVVDTFDETSAEDREEHLERATETFEEWRETPVEHRQQLLSTAADVLRDGAEEYAQLMTEEMGKPIGQARDEVEKCAWVCEYYAEHAAEFLADDFVAGEPDARTVVAYQPLGPILAIMPWNFPFWQVFRFAAPNLVAGNVGLLKHASNVPGCAKAIEDIFREAGFPEGAFTSLLIGSDEVEDVIGDDRIQGVTLTGSDGAGRAVAETAGSELKKSVLELGGSDPFVVLEDAPMEKTVETAVQARLINNGQSCIAAKRFIVVDDVYDEFLERFVEEMDAQTVGDPSDEETDIGPQAREDLMEVLHGQVEETLEKGGECRLGGEPMDRDGAFYPPTVLTDVPDEAPADDEELFGPVASVFRVPDEEAAIEKANATRFGLGASVWTDDLERGERVARRFESGAAFVNELVKSDPRLPFGGVKDSGYGRELARDGIREFVNAKTIWVQHDAGEETGMVE comes from the coding sequence ATGTCTATCGAGAGCCAAAATCCGGCGACCGGCGAGGTAGTCGACACCTTCGACGAGACATCGGCCGAAGACCGCGAGGAGCACCTCGAGCGCGCGACCGAGACCTTCGAGGAGTGGCGCGAGACGCCAGTTGAACACCGCCAGCAGCTGCTGTCGACGGCGGCCGACGTCCTTCGAGACGGTGCCGAGGAGTACGCCCAACTGATGACCGAGGAGATGGGCAAACCCATCGGGCAGGCCCGCGACGAGGTCGAGAAGTGCGCGTGGGTCTGTGAGTACTACGCGGAACACGCCGCCGAGTTCCTGGCGGACGACTTCGTCGCCGGCGAACCCGACGCTCGCACGGTCGTCGCTTACCAACCGCTGGGGCCGATCCTGGCCATCATGCCGTGGAACTTCCCGTTCTGGCAGGTGTTTCGCTTCGCCGCGCCGAACCTCGTAGCGGGCAACGTCGGTCTGTTGAAACACGCCTCGAACGTTCCCGGCTGTGCCAAAGCGATCGAGGATATTTTCCGCGAAGCCGGCTTCCCCGAGGGGGCTTTCACCTCGCTGCTCATCGGCTCCGACGAGGTCGAGGACGTGATCGGGGACGATCGAATTCAGGGCGTCACGCTCACCGGCAGCGACGGCGCGGGCCGCGCGGTCGCCGAAACCGCTGGCAGCGAACTCAAAAAGAGCGTCCTCGAACTCGGCGGCAGCGACCCGTTCGTCGTTCTCGAGGACGCACCAATGGAGAAAACGGTCGAGACGGCAGTCCAGGCCCGCCTGATTAACAACGGCCAGTCCTGTATCGCGGCAAAACGGTTCATTGTCGTCGACGACGTTTACGACGAGTTCCTCGAGCGCTTCGTCGAGGAGATGGACGCCCAGACTGTCGGCGACCCCAGCGATGAAGAGACTGACATCGGCCCACAGGCTCGCGAAGACCTCATGGAGGTACTCCACGGACAAGTCGAGGAAACGCTCGAGAAAGGCGGCGAGTGCCGACTCGGCGGCGAACCGATGGACCGCGACGGCGCGTTCTACCCGCCGACGGTACTGACGGACGTTCCCGATGAGGCGCCGGCGGACGACGAAGAGCTGTTCGGTCCCGTCGCGTCGGTCTTTCGCGTGCCCGACGAAGAGGCCGCGATCGAGAAAGCCAACGCCACCCGGTTCGGTCTCGGCGCGAGCGTCTGGACGGACGACCTCGAGCGCGGCGAACGAGTCGCTCGTCGGTTCGAGTCGGGTGCCGCGTTCGTCAACGAACTCGTCAAGTCCGATCCGCGACTGCCCTTCGGCGGCGTGAAGGACTCGGGCTACGGCCGCGAACTCGCCCGCGACGGCATTCGGGAGTTCGTGAACGCGAAGACGATCTGGGTGCAACACGACGCCGGCGAGGAGACTGGGATGGTCGAGTGA
- a CDS encoding Cdc6/Cdc18 family protein, translated as MADQAGDPLFHSHDPIFDRKELLHVGHVPDEDRIVGRDDEIESVAAEVGAITRGDPPNNVMIYGKTGTGKSLISRHVATRAQDAARTNEIDCGVLYIDCSEANTETRATRQLALSLKEQTGYQENIPVRGVGTMEYYQHIWQILEACFDAIIVILDEIDKLDNSNILMQLSRAREAQKTDAYIGVIGISNKVKYRETLDERIDSSFGHRELFFHPYDASQLREIMRNREDAFQPDVLEDGTIELCAALAAKKHGDARKAIEILKEAGELARRTGSETVSEDHIQQAQEVAEINRIEELTSGATVHAKLALYALASRIITGDRETYKTREVYERYVGICELVATDPITENGLYRQLKEQAFLGVIESEKTGGGRSQGSYLLHRLVTDPKHIVKAVRRDSSLEDLPTYDGLAGTTTAGTDRDADLSSFS; from the coding sequence ATGGCTGATCAGGCTGGGGATCCGCTCTTCCACTCTCACGATCCTATCTTCGATCGGAAGGAACTCCTCCACGTCGGTCACGTTCCCGACGAGGACCGTATCGTCGGTCGGGACGACGAGATCGAATCCGTCGCGGCCGAAGTCGGGGCGATCACGCGCGGTGATCCACCGAATAACGTGATGATCTACGGTAAGACCGGCACCGGAAAGAGTCTCATCTCCCGACACGTCGCGACGCGAGCACAGGACGCCGCCCGAACGAACGAAATCGACTGCGGCGTCCTCTACATCGATTGTTCCGAAGCGAACACGGAGACGCGCGCGACGCGGCAGTTGGCGCTCAGTTTGAAAGAGCAGACCGGCTATCAGGAGAACATCCCGGTCCGCGGCGTCGGAACCATGGAGTACTACCAGCACATCTGGCAGATTCTCGAAGCGTGTTTCGACGCGATCATCGTCATCTTGGACGAGATCGACAAACTGGACAATAGCAACATCCTGATGCAACTCTCGCGCGCTCGAGAGGCCCAGAAGACGGACGCCTACATCGGTGTCATCGGCATCAGTAACAAGGTCAAGTATCGGGAGACGCTCGACGAACGCATCGATAGCAGTTTCGGCCACCGCGAACTGTTCTTCCATCCCTACGACGCCTCCCAACTCAGGGAGATCATGCGCAACCGCGAGGACGCCTTCCAGCCCGACGTCTTGGAGGACGGGACGATCGAACTCTGTGCCGCACTCGCAGCCAAGAAACATGGCGACGCGCGGAAGGCGATCGAGATTCTCAAGGAGGCCGGCGAACTCGCTCGCCGAACCGGCTCGGAAACGGTCTCGGAAGACCACATCCAGCAGGCCCAGGAGGTCGCCGAAATCAACCGGATCGAAGAGCTCACGAGCGGCGCGACGGTCCACGCGAAACTCGCGCTGTACGCGCTGGCGAGTCGCATCATCACGGGCGACCGCGAGACGTACAAGACCAGAGAGGTCTACGAGCGCTACGTCGGTATCTGCGAACTGGTCGCCACCGATCCGATCACCGAGAACGGACTGTACCGACAGCTCAAGGAGCAAGCGTTCCTCGGCGTCATCGAGTCCGAGAAGACCGGCGGCGGGCGGTCGCAGGGAAGTTACCTCCTCCACCGTCTCGTTACCGACCCGAAACACATCGTGAAGGCCGTGCGGCGAGATTCTTCGCTCGAGGACCTGCCAACGTACGACGGTCTCGCCGGGACGACGACTGCCGGAACGGACCGTGACGCCGACCTTTCCTCGTTTTCCTGA
- a CDS encoding Glu/Leu/Phe/Val family dehydrogenase, producing the protein MTEGANPFESLQSQIDEAATHLEVGDDVIERLKHPERVLETNLTVELDDGSFERFKAFRSQFNGDRGPYKGGIRYHPQVSRDEVKALSGWMVYKCATAGIPYGGGKGGIIIDPDEYSEAELERVTRAFATELRPMIGEDRDIPAPDVNTGQREMNWIKDTYETLENTTEPGVITGKNIASGGSEGRVEATGRSTVLAAREAFDYLGKDLEGATVAVQGYGNAGWIAAKLIDRMGATVVAVSDSNGGVYNDSGLDPVAARDHKNETGSVVGFGESEEELTNDEVLTLDVDLLIPAALENAIDADLADDVRADVISEAANGPLTPKADAILEDKDVFVIPDILANAGGVTVSYFEWVQNRQRFYWTEEKVNSELEEIIVDAFDALVETLEEYNLENPRIAAYVVAIQRVADSFEEAGTFP; encoded by the coding sequence ATGACCGAGGGCGCGAATCCATTCGAAAGCCTCCAGTCACAGATCGACGAGGCTGCAACTCATCTCGAGGTCGGTGACGATGTCATCGAGCGGCTCAAACATCCCGAGCGCGTGCTCGAGACAAATCTCACGGTCGAACTCGACGACGGCTCGTTCGAGCGGTTCAAAGCCTTTCGCTCGCAGTTCAACGGCGACCGCGGACCCTACAAGGGCGGCATTCGGTACCACCCGCAGGTCTCTCGCGACGAGGTGAAGGCGCTGTCTGGCTGGATGGTGTACAAGTGTGCAACCGCCGGAATCCCCTACGGCGGTGGAAAGGGCGGAATCATTATCGACCCCGACGAGTACTCGGAGGCGGAACTCGAGCGTGTCACCCGCGCGTTCGCGACGGAACTGCGGCCGATGATCGGCGAGGATCGCGACATCCCAGCGCCCGACGTGAACACGGGCCAGCGGGAGATGAACTGGATCAAAGACACCTACGAAACCTTAGAGAACACTACCGAACCGGGCGTTATCACGGGCAAGAACATCGCCAGCGGCGGTAGCGAGGGCCGCGTCGAGGCGACCGGCCGCTCGACGGTGCTCGCCGCTCGTGAGGCATTTGACTACCTCGGCAAGGATCTCGAGGGGGCGACCGTCGCCGTTCAGGGTTACGGCAACGCCGGCTGGATCGCGGCAAAACTAATCGACCGCATGGGCGCAACCGTCGTCGCGGTCAGCGACTCGAACGGCGGTGTCTACAACGATTCCGGTCTCGATCCGGTCGCGGCCAGAGATCACAAGAACGAGACCGGCAGCGTCGTCGGCTTCGGGGAGAGCGAAGAGGAACTGACGAACGACGAGGTCCTGACGCTGGACGTCGATCTCTTGATCCCGGCCGCCCTCGAGAACGCCATCGACGCCGACCTCGCCGACGACGTGCGAGCAGATGTCATCTCCGAGGCCGCGAACGGACCGTTGACACCCAAAGCAGACGCGATCCTCGAGGACAAAGACGTCTTCGTCATTCCGGACATCCTCGCCAACGCCGGTGGTGTGACCGTCAGTTACTTCGAGTGGGTGCAAAACCGCCAGCGGTTCTACTGGACCGAGGAGAAAGTCAACAGCGAACTCGAGGAGATCATCGTCGACGCCTTCGACGCCCTCGTCGAGACGCTCGAGGAGTACAACCTCGAGAACCCCCGTATCGCCGCGTACGTCGTGGCGATTCAGCGAGTCGCCGACTCGTTCGAAGAGGCCGGGACGTTCCCGTAA
- a CDS encoding DUF2062 domain-containing protein produces the protein MVRERLADYRDRVRGQLLAAFREEHTPHQVAASFAVGIFITAMPTGGLGVGLFFVLISIWSWISKPAIFASVAVLNPFVKPVIYLASFKLGAVLLGSESVGSLDGTATESAWVAIQQLLLGNLIIAVALSAIGYVTVLHLTRAHRRRSRRQTGTSLLSIVIGFFRR, from the coding sequence ATGGTACGCGAACGGCTCGCCGACTATCGTGATCGCGTTCGCGGCCAACTCCTCGCGGCGTTCCGCGAGGAGCACACCCCGCACCAAGTTGCAGCGAGCTTCGCGGTCGGCATCTTCATCACGGCGATGCCGACCGGCGGACTCGGTGTCGGGCTGTTTTTCGTGCTGATTTCGATCTGGTCGTGGATCAGCAAACCCGCAATATTCGCCTCCGTCGCCGTACTCAACCCGTTCGTAAAGCCCGTGATCTATCTCGCGAGCTTCAAGCTCGGGGCCGTTTTGCTCGGTTCGGAGTCGGTTGGATCGCTCGACGGGACAGCCACCGAATCGGCGTGGGTCGCGATCCAGCAGTTACTGCTCGGAAATCTCATCATCGCGGTTGCACTCTCCGCGATCGGATACGTTACCGTCTTACACCTGACGCGGGCTCACCGGCGACGATCAAGACGGCAAACGGGGACGTCACTGCTATCTATCGTGATTGGGTTCTTCCGTCGATGA